ttctttttgctccaaaataatttttgtcttccttaaaattttcttgtcgcaagaaatttgttttttgtgaaattttattcaatgtattttaatccgctgattaatttataaaaattttagtagattaaaataatttaaaaaggtAACACCttgttaaaactataaaaccatgttaaaaaaaaaataatttttcccaAAATTTCAACAACACTCACTATTCTACTTCCAGGGACTCAGTCATGCGAAAGCAAAAGAGAATCTCTTGAGGGACGGCCCAAACGCATTGACGCCTCCGAAAACGACTCCAGAATGggttaaattttgtaaaaatttgttcGGTGGATTCGCCCTGCTGTTATGGATTGGAGCGTTCCTCTGTTTTGTCGCGTACGGGATCCAGGCGTCGACGAGCGAGGACCCCAATGACGACAATCTCTACCTTGGTATCGTGCTCGCAGCTGTAGTAATAGTAACGGGTATATTCTCGTACTATCAGGAAAGCAAATCGAGCAAAATAATGGAGTCGTTCAAAAACATGGTGCCGCAATTCGCGACTGTCCTTCGAGAAGGTGAAAAACTAACCCTGAGGGCAGAGGACCTCGTGCTTGGCGATGTTGTCGAAGTCAAATTCGGTGACCGTATCCCCGCTGACATCAGAGTAATCGAGTCACGAGGCTTCAAGGTAGACAACAGTTCGCTAACTGGTGAATCGGAGCCGCAATCGAGGTCACCGGAGTTCACCAACGAAAACCCGCTTGAAACAAAGAACCTCGCATTTTTCTCGACGAATGCAGTCGAAGGCACAGCCAAGGGTGTCGTGATTTGCTGCGGAGACAACACTGTAATGGGAAGAATCGCTGGTCTTGCCTCTGGGCTAGACACCGGCGAGACACCAATTGCCAAAGAAATCCACCACTTCATCCACTTGATTACCGGCGTGGCTGTATTCCTGGGTGTAACCTTCTTCGTTATTGCCTTTATCCTGGGATACCACTGGCTTGACGCTGTGATTTTCCTAATTGGTATTATTGTAGCAAACGTACCTGAAGGTCTGTTGGCCACTGTTACCGTATGTCTTACACTGACTGCTAAGAGAATGGCCTCCAAAAATTGTCTAGTAAAGAACCTCGAGGCCGTAGAGACACTTGGATCGACGTCGACTATTTGCTCTGACAAGACCGGAACCTTGACCCAAAACCGAATGACTGTCGCTCACATGTGGTTCGACAATCAGATCATCGAAGCCGACACGACAGAAAACCAATCTGGCGTGCAGTACGATCGTACGAGTCCTGGATTTAAGGCTCTCGCCAAGATCGCCACCCTTTGTAATCGAGCTGAATTCAAACCCGGTCAGGAGGGTGAACCCATCCTCCAGCGCGAAGTTAACGGTGATGCCTCTGAAGCGGCTTTGCTTAAATGCATGGAGCTCGCACTTGGGGACGTTATGGGTATCcgtaaaagaaataaaaaagtatgtgAAGTACCCTTTAATTCGACTAACAAATATCAAGTTTCAATTCACGAGTCCGAAGATCCTAATGACCCGCgttatttattagtaatgAAGGGTGCCCCTGAACGAATTCTTGACCGTTGTTCCACTATTTTCATTGGTGGCAAAGAAAAAGTACTCGATGAGGAAATGAAAGAGGCATTTAATAACGCGTATCTCGAACTCGGCGGTCTTGGCGAGCGTGTTCTCGGATTCTGCGACTACGTTCTCCCGTCCGACAAATACCCTGTCGGCTTCAAATTTAACTCTGACGATCCCAATTTCCCTACCGAAAACCTACGTTTCGTAGGACTCATGTCCATGATTGATCCTCCACGAGCTGCTGTACCTGACGCCGTCGCCAAGTGTCGATCCGCTGGTATCAAAGTTATCATGGTCACTGGTGACCATCCGATCACTGCCAAAGCCATCGCTAAGTCTGTCGGTATCATTTCTGAAGGtactcttattttttttttttttaaatatatcttACTTACTTAAAGTAATAAGAACTGCCCTCGTTGTTCCTCTATGTAATCTATTACTACatgctctttttttttcttgtcgcTCCCAATTAACCTCTAGGTAACGAGACTGTCGAAGACATTGCTCAGCGCTTGAACATTCCCGTGTCAGAAGTTAATCCACGAGAAGCTAAGGCTGCAGTCGTTCACGGTGGTGAGCTCAGAGACCTTGACTCCGACCAGCTGGATGAGATTCTCAGGTATCACACCGAAATTGTGTTCGCTCGTACTTCACCCCAGCAGAAACTTATTATCGTTGAGGGTTGTCAGCGTATGGGAGCTATTGTCGCTGTAACTGGTAAGttaatctatt
This genomic interval from Cotesia glomerata isolate CgM1 linkage group LG1, MPM_Cglom_v2.3, whole genome shotgun sequence contains the following:
- the LOC123260458 gene encoding sodium/potassium-transporting ATPase subunit alpha isoform X7, giving the protein MSRRKAPKKKGDLDDLKQELDIDFHKITIEELYQRFQTHPENGLSHAKAKENLLRDGPNALTPPKTTPEWVKFCKNLFGGFALLLWIGAFLCFVAYGIQASTSEDPNDDNLYLGIVLAAVVIVTGIFSYYQESKSSKIMESFKNMVPQFATVLREGEKLTLRAEDLVLGDVVEVKFGDRIPADIRVIESRGFKVDNSSLTGESEPQSRSPEFTNENPLETKNLAFFSTNAVEGTAKGVVICCGDNTVMGRIAGLASGLDTGETPIAKEIHHFIHLITGVAVFLGVTFFVIAFILGYHWLDAVIFLIGIIVANVPEGLLATVTVCLTLTAKRMASKNCLVKNLEAVETLGSTSTICSDKTGTLTQNRMTVAHMWFDNQIIEADTTENQSGVQYDRTSPGFKALAKIATLCNRAEFKPGQEGEPILQREVNGDASEAALLKCMELALGDVMGIRKRNKKVCEVPFNSTNKYQVSIHESEDPNDPRYLLVMKGAPERILDRCSTIFIGGKEKVLDEEMKEAFNNAYLELGGLGERVLGFCDYVLPSDKYPVGFKFNSDDPNFPTENLRFVGLMSMIDPPRAAVPDAVAKCRSAGIKVIMVTGDHPITAKAIAKSVGIISEGNETVEDIAQRLNIPVSEVNPREAKAAVVHGGELRDLDSDQLDEILRYHTEIVFARTSPQQKLIIVEGCQRMGAIVAVTGDGVNDSPALKKADIGVAMGISGSDVSKQAADMILLDDNFASIVTGVEEGRLIFDNLKKSIAYTLTSNIPEISPFLAFILCDIPLPLGTVTILCIDLGTDMVPAISLAYEAPESDIMKRQPRDPYRDNLVNRRLISMAYGQIGMIQAAAGFFVYFVIMAENGFLPRDLFGIRKMWDSKAINDLKDSYGQEWTYKDRKALEFTCHTAFFVSIVIVQWADLIVCKTRRNSIVHQGMRNWALNFGIVFETALAAFLSYTPGMDKGLRMYPLKFVWWLPAIPFMLAIFIYDETRRFYLRRNPGGWLEQETYY
- the LOC123260458 gene encoding sodium/potassium-transporting ATPase subunit alpha isoform X4, translated to MGDKHGRTDSYRVATLPNVRDDNKTADGMYKSRRKAPKKKGDLDDLKQELDIDFHKITIEELYQRFQTHPENGLSHAKAKENLLRDGPNALTPPKTTPEWVKFCKNLFGGFALLLWIGAFLCFVAYGIQASTSEDPNDDNLYLGIVLAAVVIVTGIFSYYQESKSSKIMESFKNMVPQFATVLREGEKLTLRAEDLVLGDVVEVKFGDRIPADIRVIESRGFKVDNSSLTGESEPQSRSPEFTNENPLETKNLAFFSTNAVEGTAKGVVICCGDNTVMGRIAGLASGLDTGETPIAKEIHHFIHLITGVAVFLGVTFFVIAFILGYHWLDAVIFLIGIIVANVPEGLLATVTVCLTLTAKRMASKNCLVKNLEAVETLGSTSTICSDKTGTLTQNRMTVAHMWFDNQIIEADTTENQSGVQYDRTSPGFKALAKIATLCNRAEFKPGQEGEPILQREVNGDASEAALLKCMELALGDVMGIRKRNKKVCEVPFNSTNKYQVSIHESEDPNDPRYLLVMKGAPERILDRCSTIFIGGKEKVLDEEMKEAFNNAYLELGGLGERVLGFCDYVLPSDKYPVGFKFNSDDPNFPTENLRFVGLMSMIDPPRAAVPDAVAKCRSAGIKVIMVTGDHPITAKAIAKSVGIISEGNETVEDIAQRLNIPVSEVNPREAKAAVVHGGELRDLDSDQLDEILRYHTEIVFARTSPQQKLIIVEGCQRMGAIVAVTGDGVNDSPALKKADIGVAMGISGSDVSKQAADMILLDDNFASIVTGVEEGRLIFDNLKKSIAYTLTSNIPEISPFLAFILCDIPLPLGTVTILCIDLGTDMVPAISLAYEAPESDIMKRQPRDPYRDNLVNRRLISMAYGQIGMIQAAAGFFVYFVIMAENGFLPRDLFGIRKMWDSKAINDLKDSYGQEWTYKDRKALEFTCHTAFFVSIVIVQWADLIVCKTRRNSIVHQGMRNWALNFGIVFETALAAFLSYTPGMDKGLRMYPLKFVWWLPAIPFMLAIFIYDETRRFYLRRNPGGWLEQETYY
- the LOC123260458 gene encoding sodium/potassium-transporting ATPase subunit alpha isoform X1, whose translation is MAGKGGLASEHGRTDSYRVATLPNVRDDNKTADGMYKSRRKAPKKKGDLDDLKQELDIDFHKITIEELYQRFQTHPENGLSHAKAKENLLRDGPNALTPPKTTPEWVKFCKNLFGGFALLLWIGAFLCFVAYGIQASTSEDPNDDNLYLGIVLAAVVIVTGIFSYYQESKSSKIMESFKNMVPQFATVLREGEKLTLRAEDLVLGDVVEVKFGDRIPADIRVIESRGFKVDNSSLTGESEPQSRSPEFTNENPLETKNLAFFSTNAVEGTAKGVVICCGDNTVMGRIAGLASGLDTGETPIAKEIHHFIHLITGVAVFLGVTFFVIAFILGYHWLDAVIFLIGIIVANVPEGLLATVTVCLTLTAKRMASKNCLVKNLEAVETLGSTSTICSDKTGTLTQNRMTVAHMWFDNQIIEADTTENQSGVQYDRTSPGFKALAKIATLCNRAEFKPGQEGEPILQREVNGDASEAALLKCMELALGDVMGIRKRNKKVCEVPFNSTNKYQVSIHESEDPNDPRYLLVMKGAPERILDRCSTIFIGGKEKVLDEEMKEAFNNAYLELGGLGERVLGFCDYVLPSDKYPVGFKFNSDDPNFPTENLRFVGLMSMIDPPRAAVPDAVAKCRSAGIKVIMVTGDHPITAKAIAKSVGIISEGNETVEDIAQRLNIPVSEVNPREAKAAVVHGGELRDLDSDQLDEILRYHTEIVFARTSPQQKLIIVEGCQRMGAIVAVTGDGVNDSPALKKADIGVAMGISGSDVSKQAADMILLDDNFASIVTGVEEGRLIFDNLKKSIAYTLTSNIPEISPFLAFILCDIPLPLGTVTILCIDLGTDMVPAISLAYEAPESDIMKRQPRDPYRDNLVNRRLISMAYGQIGMIQAAAGFFVYFVIMAENGFLPRDLFGIRKMWDSKAINDLKDSYGQEWTYKDRKALEFTCHTAFFVSIVIVQWADLIVCKTRRNSIVHQGMRNWALNFGIVFETALAAFLSYTPGMDKGLRMYPLKFVWWLPAIPFMLAIFIYDETRRFYLRRNPGGWLEQETYY
- the LOC123260458 gene encoding sodium/potassium-transporting ATPase subunit alpha isoform X6 codes for the protein MGDKSRRKAPKKKGDLDDLKQELDIDFHKITIEELYQRFQTHPENGLSHAKAKENLLRDGPNALTPPKTTPEWVKFCKNLFGGFALLLWIGAFLCFVAYGIQASTSEDPNDDNLYLGIVLAAVVIVTGIFSYYQESKSSKIMESFKNMVPQFATVLREGEKLTLRAEDLVLGDVVEVKFGDRIPADIRVIESRGFKVDNSSLTGESEPQSRSPEFTNENPLETKNLAFFSTNAVEGTAKGVVICCGDNTVMGRIAGLASGLDTGETPIAKEIHHFIHLITGVAVFLGVTFFVIAFILGYHWLDAVIFLIGIIVANVPEGLLATVTVCLTLTAKRMASKNCLVKNLEAVETLGSTSTICSDKTGTLTQNRMTVAHMWFDNQIIEADTTENQSGVQYDRTSPGFKALAKIATLCNRAEFKPGQEGEPILQREVNGDASEAALLKCMELALGDVMGIRKRNKKVCEVPFNSTNKYQVSIHESEDPNDPRYLLVMKGAPERILDRCSTIFIGGKEKVLDEEMKEAFNNAYLELGGLGERVLGFCDYVLPSDKYPVGFKFNSDDPNFPTENLRFVGLMSMIDPPRAAVPDAVAKCRSAGIKVIMVTGDHPITAKAIAKSVGIISEGNETVEDIAQRLNIPVSEVNPREAKAAVVHGGELRDLDSDQLDEILRYHTEIVFARTSPQQKLIIVEGCQRMGAIVAVTGDGVNDSPALKKADIGVAMGISGSDVSKQAADMILLDDNFASIVTGVEEGRLIFDNLKKSIAYTLTSNIPEISPFLAFILCDIPLPLGTVTILCIDLGTDMVPAISLAYEAPESDIMKRQPRDPYRDNLVNRRLISMAYGQIGMIQAAAGFFVYFVIMAENGFLPRDLFGIRKMWDSKAINDLKDSYGQEWTYKDRKALEFTCHTAFFVSIVIVQWADLIVCKTRRNSIVHQGMRNWALNFGIVFETALAAFLSYTPGMDKGLRMYPLKFVWWLPAIPFMLAIFIYDETRRFYLRRNPGGWLEQETYY
- the LOC123260458 gene encoding sodium/potassium-transporting ATPase subunit alpha isoform X2 — protein: MAGKGGLASEHGRTDSYRVATLPNVRDDNKTADGMYKSRRKAPKKKGDLDDLKQELDIDFHKITIEELYQRFQTHPENGLSHAKAKENLLRDGPNALTPPKTTPEWVKFCKNLFGGFALLLWIGAFLCFVAYGIQASTSEDPNDDNLYLGIVLAAVVIVTGIFSYYQESKSSKIMESFKNMVPQFATVLREGEKLTLRAEDLVLGDVVEVKFGDRIPADIRVIESRGFKVDNSSLTGESEPQSRSPEFTNENPLETKNLAFFSTNAVEGTAKGVVICCGDNTVMGRIAGLASGLDTGETPIAKEIHHFIHLITGVAVFLGVTFFVIAFILGYHWLDAVIFLIGIIVANVPEGLLATVTVCLTLTAKRMASKNCLVKNLEAVETLGSTSTICSDKTGTLTQNRMTVAHMWFDNQIIEADTTENQSGVQYDRTSPGFKALAKIATLCNRAEFKPGQEGEPILQREVNGDASEAALLKCMELALGDVMGIRKRNKKVCEVPFNSTNKYQVSIHESEDPNDPRYLLVMKGAPERILDRCSTIFIGGKEKVLDEEMKEAFNNAYLELGGLGERVLGFCDYVLPSDKYPVGFKFNSDDPNFPTENLRFVGLMSMIDPPRAAVPDAVAKCRSAGIKVIMVTGDHPITAKAIAKSVGIISEGNETVEDIAQRLNIPVSEVNPREAKAAVVHGGELRDLDSDQLDEILRYHTEIVFARTSPQQKLIIVEGCQRMGAIVAVTGDGVNDSPALKKADIGVAMGISGSDVSKQAADMILLDDNFASIVTGVEEGRLIFDNLKKSIAYTLTSNIPEISPFLAFILCDIPLPLGTVTILCIDLGTDMVPAISLAYEQAESDIMKRQPRNPFTDKLVNERLISMAYGQIGMIQAAAGFFVYFVIMAENGFLPRDLFGIRKMWDSKAINDLKDSYGQEWTYKDRKALEFTCHTAFFVSIVIVQWADLIVCKTRRNSIVHQGMRNWALNFGIVFETALAAFLSYTPGMDKGLRMYPLKFVWWLPAIPFMLAIFIYDETRRFYLRRNPGGWLEQETYY
- the LOC123260458 gene encoding sodium/potassium-transporting ATPase subunit alpha isoform X5 produces the protein MAGKGGLASESRRKAPKKKGDLDDLKQELDIDFHKITIEELYQRFQTHPENGLSHAKAKENLLRDGPNALTPPKTTPEWVKFCKNLFGGFALLLWIGAFLCFVAYGIQASTSEDPNDDNLYLGIVLAAVVIVTGIFSYYQESKSSKIMESFKNMVPQFATVLREGEKLTLRAEDLVLGDVVEVKFGDRIPADIRVIESRGFKVDNSSLTGESEPQSRSPEFTNENPLETKNLAFFSTNAVEGTAKGVVICCGDNTVMGRIAGLASGLDTGETPIAKEIHHFIHLITGVAVFLGVTFFVIAFILGYHWLDAVIFLIGIIVANVPEGLLATVTVCLTLTAKRMASKNCLVKNLEAVETLGSTSTICSDKTGTLTQNRMTVAHMWFDNQIIEADTTENQSGVQYDRTSPGFKALAKIATLCNRAEFKPGQEGEPILQREVNGDASEAALLKCMELALGDVMGIRKRNKKVCEVPFNSTNKYQVSIHESEDPNDPRYLLVMKGAPERILDRCSTIFIGGKEKVLDEEMKEAFNNAYLELGGLGERVLGFCDYVLPSDKYPVGFKFNSDDPNFPTENLRFVGLMSMIDPPRAAVPDAVAKCRSAGIKVIMVTGDHPITAKAIAKSVGIISEGNETVEDIAQRLNIPVSEVNPREAKAAVVHGGELRDLDSDQLDEILRYHTEIVFARTSPQQKLIIVEGCQRMGAIVAVTGDGVNDSPALKKADIGVAMGISGSDVSKQAADMILLDDNFASIVTGVEEGRLIFDNLKKSIAYTLTSNIPEISPFLAFILCDIPLPLGTVTILCIDLGTDMVPAISLAYEAPESDIMKRQPRDPYRDNLVNRRLISMAYGQIGMIQAAAGFFVYFVIMAENGFLPRDLFGIRKMWDSKAINDLKDSYGQEWTYKDRKALEFTCHTAFFVSIVIVQWADLIVCKTRRNSIVHQGMRNWALNFGIVFETALAAFLSYTPGMDKGLRMYPLKFVWWLPAIPFMLAIFIYDETRRFYLRRNPGGWLEQETYY
- the LOC123260458 gene encoding sodium/potassium-transporting ATPase subunit alpha isoform X3; protein product: MAGKGGLASEHGRTDSYRVATLPNVRDDNKTADGMYKSRRKAPKKKGDLDDLKQELDIDFHKITIEELYQRFQTHPENGLSHAKAKENLLRDGPNALTPPKTTPEWVKFCKNLFGGFALLLWIGAFLCFVAYGIQASTSEDPNDDNLYLGIVLAAVVIVTGIFSYYQESKSSKIMESFKNMVPQFATVLREGEKLTLRAEDLVLGDVVEVKFGDRIPADIRVIESRGFKVDNSSLTGESEPQSRSPEFTNENPLETKNLAFFSTNAVEGTAKGVVICCGDNTVMGRIAGLASGLDTGETPIAKEIHHFIHLITGVAVFLGVTFFVIAFILGYHWLDAVIFLIGIIVANVPEGLLATVTVCLTLTAKRMASKNCLVKNLEAVETLGSTSTICSDKTGTLTQNRMTVAHMWFDNQIIEADTTENQSGVQYDRTSPGFKALAKIATLCNRAEFKPGQEGEPILQREVNGDASEAALLKCMELALGDVMGIRKRNKKVCEVPFNSTNKYQVSIHESEDPNDPRYLLVMKGAPERILDRCSTIFIGGKEKVLDEEMKEAFNNAYLELGGLGERVLGFCDYVLPSDKYPVGFKFNSDDPNFPTENLRFVGLMSMIDPPRAAVPDAVAKCRSAGIKVIMVTGDHPITAKAIAKSVGIISEGNETVEDIAQRLNIPVSEVNPREAKAAVVHGGELRDLDSDQLDEILRYHTEIVFARTSPQQKLIIVEGCQRMGAIVAVTGDGVNDSPALKKADIGVAMGISGSDVSKQAADMILLDDNFASIVTGVEEGRLIFDNLKKSIAYTLTSNIPEISPFLAFILCDIPLPLGTVTILCIDLGTDMIPAISLAYEHAESDIMKRRPRNPLFDKLVNDRLISMAYGQIGMIQAAAGFFVYFVIMAENGFLPRDLFGIRKMWDSKAINDLKDSYGQEWTYKDRKALEFTCHTAFFVSIVIVQWADLIVCKTRRNSIVHQGMRNWALNFGIVFETALAAFLSYTPGMDKGLRMYPLKFVWWLPAIPFMLAIFIYDETRRFYLRRNPGGWLEQETYY